The following proteins come from a genomic window of Thermodesulforhabdus norvegica:
- a CDS encoding MBL fold metallo-hydrolase: protein MADLRIQILASGSKGNALLVWTDNTCIMVDAGLSGKAITEKMKFSPVDPGDVDAILVSHEHIDHVRGIGVLSRRYNMPVYLSEGTLTSLPKSVGEIKNYRIFRRGRKFTVGDISVQPFSLSHDAEEPVGFVLSGDGKKIALCTDLGMVTELVKVHLRYCNLIVVEANHEVDLLMNGPYPWELKQRIRSRLGHLSNEESIALCREVYHCDLHAVCFAHLSEINNSPERVRSHINGLREDGRWKEVRLFIADQYEPTGVITI, encoded by the coding sequence ATGGCCGACTTAAGGATACAGATACTTGCCAGTGGGTCCAAGGGTAATGCCCTTCTGGTATGGACGGATAACACGTGCATCATGGTAGATGCAGGACTTTCGGGAAAAGCTATAACGGAAAAAATGAAATTCTCGCCCGTTGATCCGGGGGATGTTGATGCAATTCTGGTTTCCCACGAACACATAGACCATGTAAGAGGCATTGGTGTGTTGAGCCGAAGGTACAATATGCCGGTGTATCTTTCCGAAGGGACCTTGACGTCCCTTCCCAAAAGCGTTGGAGAAATAAAAAACTATCGCATCTTCAGACGGGGAAGAAAGTTCACCGTTGGGGATATTTCCGTACAGCCTTTTTCACTGTCTCATGATGCCGAGGAACCGGTGGGCTTTGTTCTGTCAGGTGATGGAAAAAAGATCGCCCTTTGCACCGATCTCGGGATGGTTACCGAGCTGGTAAAGGTACATCTCAGGTACTGTAATCTGATTGTCGTTGAGGCAAATCACGAAGTGGATCTGCTGATGAACGGGCCTTATCCGTGGGAATTAAAACAGCGCATACGAAGCCGTCTGGGACATCTTTCCAACGAAGAGAGTATCGCCCTCTGTCGGGAAGTCTATCATTGCGATCTTCACGCCGTATGTTTTGCTCATCTCAGTGAAATCAATAACTCACCTGAACGGGTTCGAAGTCATATCAACGGGCTGAGGGAAGATGGGAGGTGGAAGGAGGTCCGTTTATTTATTGCGGATCAGTATGAGCCAACAGGTGTGATTACAATTTAG
- the rpsO gene encoding 30S ribosomal protein S15: MALTPERKKEIIENFKIHPNDTGSPEVQIALLSERINYLTEHFKVHKKDHHSRRGLLKLVGQRRRLLNYLKRKDINRYLSIVERLGLRG, from the coding sequence GTGGCTCTGACTCCAGAACGTAAAAAAGAGATCATCGAGAATTTTAAAATACATCCAAATGATACGGGTTCACCCGAGGTTCAGATTGCTCTGTTAAGCGAGAGGATAAACTATCTTACCGAACACTTTAAGGTCCACAAAAAGGACCATCATTCTCGTAGAGGGTTGCTCAAGCTGGTTGGGCAGAGAAGACGACTTTTGAATTACCTTAAGCGAAAAGATATAAACAGATATCTCAGTATTGTGGAGCGATTGGGCCTGAGGGGTTAA
- a CDS encoding M16 family metallopeptidase, which produces MVQKTRLENGIRVLSQHCPNTHVVSVGIWIDSGSRDELPSMEGITHFLEHMFFKGTERRTTRDIAVELDILGGMSNAFTTKENLCFYGKVLDKNLPRLMDIFCDILLHARMDERELEKERFVILQEISMVEDTPEDYVHTVACEKFWKGHPLGHPICGYRETVQRFRREDILKFKDQIIHPEQVVVSAAGSVRHDELVEMVNDGLGRLRANGRGRPPRTSPEPVVFRDYIRKDLEQTHICLLMPGVSLHDEERFAVYILNIVLGNSMSSRLFQEVREKRGLAYNIYSFLHCCEDTGVFGVYAAVAPEKLAECFKVIWNEMEELIAGGVSETEISGAKDCAVGGMYLNLDSTDALMNRIARNEFLYGHEVAPDEIEKKIYGVSSENLGKWFARVFPDRVSILVVGPSDKQQVDLVMKV; this is translated from the coding sequence ATGGTTCAGAAGACACGGTTGGAAAACGGCATAAGGGTTCTTTCTCAGCACTGTCCCAATACCCACGTTGTATCTGTTGGAATATGGATTGACAGTGGTTCCAGAGATGAACTTCCTTCCATGGAAGGGATTACTCACTTTCTGGAGCATATGTTTTTTAAGGGGACGGAAAGAAGAACGACCAGGGATATTGCCGTGGAGCTTGATATCCTGGGCGGTATGTCCAATGCCTTCACTACCAAGGAAAACCTTTGTTTTTACGGCAAAGTTCTGGATAAAAATCTCCCCAGGTTGATGGACATATTCTGCGATATTCTGCTTCATGCCAGGATGGACGAAAGGGAGCTCGAAAAAGAGCGGTTCGTCATTCTTCAGGAAATCAGCATGGTGGAGGATACACCGGAAGACTACGTTCACACCGTGGCCTGCGAGAAGTTCTGGAAAGGCCACCCGTTGGGTCATCCCATTTGCGGCTACAGAGAAACCGTACAGCGTTTCAGGCGAGAGGACATACTTAAATTCAAAGATCAGATTATTCATCCCGAACAGGTTGTGGTATCCGCCGCAGGAAGCGTAAGGCATGATGAACTGGTCGAGATGGTAAACGATGGACTGGGACGCCTTAGAGCGAACGGACGAGGCCGTCCTCCGAGGACTTCTCCTGAACCGGTCGTTTTCCGCGATTACATCAGAAAAGATCTCGAGCAAACCCATATATGCCTTCTCATGCCGGGTGTATCCCTCCATGATGAAGAGCGTTTCGCCGTGTATATTCTTAATATCGTGCTGGGTAACAGCATGAGCAGCCGGCTTTTCCAGGAGGTAAGGGAAAAAAGAGGGCTGGCTTATAATATCTACTCATTTCTCCATTGCTGTGAGGATACCGGGGTGTTTGGGGTCTATGCGGCCGTGGCTCCCGAAAAGCTGGCAGAGTGCTTCAAGGTGATCTGGAACGAAATGGAAGAACTGATAGCCGGTGGGGTAAGTGAGACCGAGATTTCCGGCGCAAAGGACTGCGCCGTGGGCGGCATGTATCTCAACCTCGACAGTACCGACGCTCTGATGAACAGAATCGCCCGTAACGAGTTTCTTTACGGACATGAGGTCGCTCCCGACGAGATTGAAAAAAAGATCTACGGCGTTTCCTCTGAAAACCTGGGTAAATGGTTTGCCCGGGTCTTTCCCGATAGGGTGTCAATCCTTGTCGTGGGCCCCTCTGATAAACAACAGGTGGATTTGGTTATGAAGGTCTGA
- a CDS encoding DHH family phosphoesterase, producing the protein MEMGSRSRVEAELFARERYLLLTHVRPDGDAIGSLLALALALEGMGKSVRPLCKDGVPGYLSFLPGADRVVTILPDNAAYDVVVYLDCGAEDRAGDEFLPARFPDSLIISIDHHLQENPFGHVFWIDSRASSTCEMLYHIFSDCGVSLTPDIATCLYTGISTDTGSFQYSNTNERVLRIAADLAAAGADPYYVSTQVYESASPARLLLLGRVLNTLSYHGGKAVAVARLTQKMIREVGADSDDSEGFVNMLRQVKPVKVAVLIKEDEEGGVVRVSLRSKNSYDVAAFSRCFGGGGHVNAAAFEMRGAIEDVERKVIKELCGFFGFDNPGHKEGGGT; encoded by the coding sequence ATGGAAATGGGTAGTCGATCCCGGGTTGAGGCAGAACTCTTTGCCCGTGAAAGGTATCTCCTGCTTACACACGTAAGGCCCGACGGGGACGCCATAGGATCGCTTCTTGCTCTTGCTCTTGCTCTTGAGGGTATGGGGAAAAGTGTTCGGCCCTTATGCAAGGATGGAGTCCCGGGCTATTTATCCTTCCTGCCCGGAGCAGACAGGGTTGTTACCATCCTGCCCGACAATGCCGCTTACGATGTGGTGGTTTATCTGGATTGTGGGGCAGAAGATAGAGCCGGTGATGAGTTCCTGCCGGCCAGGTTTCCCGATTCTCTCATAATAAGCATAGATCATCATTTACAGGAAAACCCTTTCGGACATGTCTTCTGGATAGACAGTCGGGCCAGCAGCACCTGTGAGATGCTCTATCATATCTTCTCCGATTGTGGAGTTTCTCTAACGCCGGATATTGCCACCTGCTTGTACACGGGGATCTCGACCGATACCGGCTCCTTTCAGTACTCCAATACGAACGAAAGAGTTTTAAGAATTGCGGCCGACTTGGCTGCAGCCGGAGCCGATCCCTATTACGTTTCAACTCAGGTTTATGAGTCGGCATCTCCCGCAAGGCTTTTATTACTCGGGCGTGTCCTTAACACCCTTTCCTATCACGGTGGCAAAGCCGTTGCGGTTGCACGGTTGACCCAAAAGATGATCCGGGAAGTCGGCGCGGACTCTGATGACAGCGAAGGTTTCGTTAACATGTTGCGGCAGGTTAAGCCGGTTAAAGTTGCGGTCCTGATCAAGGAAGATGAGGAGGGCGGGGTCGTAAGGGTTAGTCTCAGATCCAAGAACTCCTACGATGTTGCGGCCTTTTCCCGGTGTTTTGGGGGAGGCGGCCACGTAAACGCCGCGGCCTTCGAAATGCGCGGGGCCATAGAGGATGTGGAAAGAAAAGTAATAAAAGAGCTCTGTGGTTTTTTCGGTTTCGACAATCCCGGTCATAAGGAGGGTGGGGGGACTTAA
- a CDS encoding DUF503 domain-containing protein: MTVGVARITFYIPGVASLKAKRKVVKSIVEKSKHRFNVSVAEVADQDLYQKATVAVAVVGNEGREMNSLLDRIIDFMESLGVAEILSHEIELIHFS, from the coding sequence ATGACGGTAGGGGTGGCGAGGATAACCTTTTACATACCGGGCGTCGCCTCATTGAAGGCCAAACGCAAGGTTGTAAAGAGCATTGTTGAGAAAAGTAAGCACAGATTTAACGTCTCCGTGGCCGAAGTGGCAGATCAGGATCTTTATCAGAAGGCTACCGTTGCCGTTGCCGTTGTCGGTAACGAAGGTCGCGAAATGAATTCCCTTCTGGACCGGATTATAGATTTTATGGAGTCCCTTGGGGTGGCGGAGATTTTAAGTCATGAGATCGAGCTTATACATTTTTCTTGA
- a CDS encoding universal stress protein, with translation MVDYLPKTILVPLDEDEAYTGCVEFVHALYPEKDRLTLILHYIEPPLAPVYKGTPSSPAMREKKKNLLAERREKTKAILDRARRRLVELGFSEELVQEHVQERELSVAHHACRLADMKKVDAVVVPKKITSKLEGFLKGNPTPDFLHHCLVSPIWFVEGRPSTERAVLAVGPENTSLRAVDHAGFMLAETKTLVDLVHVSSRVSGVISSGVETKSADYLRWESSSQNREARTFMDESVRILINAGFTPDRIRLVVHPGKNVADSLLDYCRVVKAGIVVLGHSKPGGTWGFLKSSITEKLISSAMNLSVWVNQ, from the coding sequence ATGGTTGATTATCTGCCCAAGACAATCCTCGTACCCCTGGATGAAGATGAAGCCTATACGGGGTGTGTTGAGTTCGTTCATGCCCTTTATCCGGAAAAGGATAGGTTAACCCTGATTCTTCACTACATTGAGCCTCCCCTGGCTCCGGTCTACAAGGGCACGCCATCAAGTCCCGCGATGCGGGAGAAGAAAAAGAATCTTCTGGCCGAAAGGCGAGAAAAGACCAAGGCAATTCTCGACAGGGCCAGACGGAGGCTTGTGGAACTGGGGTTTTCTGAAGAGCTTGTCCAGGAGCATGTGCAGGAGCGAGAGCTAAGCGTTGCCCATCATGCGTGCAGATTGGCGGATATGAAAAAGGTGGATGCGGTGGTAGTACCCAAGAAAATAACCAGCAAGCTCGAGGGCTTTCTCAAGGGTAATCCCACTCCGGACTTTCTGCATCACTGCCTGGTTAGCCCTATATGGTTCGTTGAAGGAAGACCCTCCACGGAAAGGGCTGTCCTTGCCGTGGGGCCGGAGAATACTTCACTTCGTGCCGTAGATCATGCAGGTTTTATGCTTGCCGAAACCAAAACGCTGGTGGATCTCGTTCACGTTAGCAGCCGGGTGTCGGGGGTAATATCGTCGGGGGTTGAAACGAAGAGTGCCGACTATCTCAGATGGGAGTCCTCTTCCCAGAACAGGGAAGCCAGGACCTTTATGGACGAATCCGTGAGGATCTTGATAAATGCGGGGTTTACTCCTGACAGGATCCGACTCGTCGTTCATCCCGGTAAAAACGTGGCCGATTCTCTGCTGGATTACTGCAGGGTGGTAAAGGCCGGCATCGTCGTGCTGGGTCATTCCAAGCCGGGCGGAACCTGGGGGTTTCTAAAGAGTAGCATTACCGAAAAGCTCATTTCGTCGGCCATGAACCTGAGCGTCTGGGTCAATCAGTGA
- the truB gene encoding tRNA pseudouridine(55) synthase TruB: MGNRELDGIIVVNKPVNMTSFSVVERIKRLIKARKVGHGGTLDPFAEGVLVVLLNRATRLADQFLESDKVYRFVLRLDAETDTLDCTGNVVRRYDGPPPSYERIVEALEKFKGEREQQIPAYSAAKINGKRLYKLARKGLQVERPYKKVRIYRLELRRYEWPRVELEVHCSKGMYVRQLGADIAGALGCCGHIEQLARLRSGPFGIEDSWTMEEIHEAVRSGSVDRLVIPMVDALEHLPEAVMEEDHLIEKLRNGQLDALWASRWRNMLEKDTPVRIVTPGRDKLLALWWPAGSRRKRDSLKVLF; encoded by the coding sequence ATGGGCAATCGGGAACTGGACGGAATAATAGTTGTAAATAAACCGGTAAATATGACTTCTTTTTCGGTTGTGGAAAGGATTAAGCGGCTGATTAAGGCACGAAAGGTCGGGCACGGAGGGACTCTTGATCCCTTTGCGGAAGGCGTTCTGGTTGTCTTGTTGAATCGTGCTACCAGACTTGCCGACCAGTTTCTTGAAAGTGACAAGGTTTACAGATTTGTCTTAAGGCTGGATGCCGAGACGGATACTCTTGATTGCACGGGAAATGTCGTCCGCCGTTATGACGGGCCTCCGCCGTCTTATGAACGCATTGTAGAAGCACTCGAGAAATTCAAGGGCGAAAGGGAGCAACAGATACCGGCCTACTCGGCTGCGAAGATCAACGGTAAAAGGCTTTACAAACTTGCCAGAAAAGGCCTTCAGGTTGAAAGGCCTTATAAGAAGGTCAGGATTTATCGACTGGAACTCCGTCGGTATGAGTGGCCAAGGGTCGAACTGGAAGTCCATTGTTCCAAGGGGATGTATGTAAGGCAGTTGGGTGCAGATATAGCCGGAGCGCTGGGTTGTTGCGGGCACATTGAGCAGTTGGCCAGATTGAGGAGCGGTCCTTTTGGAATTGAAGATTCATGGACGATGGAGGAGATCCACGAGGCCGTCCGGTCCGGAAGTGTAGATCGCCTCGTTATTCCCATGGTTGACGCACTCGAACATTTGCCCGAAGCAGTTATGGAAGAAGATCATCTGATTGAGAAACTCCGCAACGGTCAGCTCGATGCACTATGGGCATCAAGATGGCGAAATATGCTTGAAAAAGATACGCCTGTTCGCATAGTAACTCCGGGTCGGGATAAGCTTCTGGCTTTGTGGTGGCCGGCGGGAAGCCGTAGAAAAAGAGATTCTTTAAAGGTGTTATTTTAG
- the pnp gene encoding polyribonucleotide nucleotidyltransferase yields MKKSVSVTVGGRELIIEAGHLARQASGAVIVRYGDTVVLVSAVREDRVREGIDFVPLLVDYQEMSYAAGRIPGGFFRREIGRPSEKETLTSRLIDRPIRPLFPKKYNHEIQVIATVLSVDQENEPDVLAITGASAALHISPVPFQGPVAAVRVGRVGGEFIINPSAAQLEQSDMNVVVAGTRDAIVMVEGGALFVPEEDLLEALEVAHREIRPIIEAQEELRRLVGRDKEVWEAPPIDEALVNAVRERARDRLREAVTIADKVARKNRKKEILEELVAELSEQFPGQEAEIAEVFGDLEREVVRKMMLTERRRIDGRRFDEIRPIDISVGFLPRTHGSALFRRGETQVLAVTTLGSSADEQKIEALTGETFKSFMLHYNFPPYCVGEVKPLRGPSRREIGHGALAERAVKPILPDCETFPYTIRVVSEVLESNGSSSMATVCGATLSLMDAGVPVKDMVAGIAMGLVKEGDEVIVLTDIIGDEDHLGDMDFKVTGNEKGVTALQMDIKITGISREIMRKALQQARDARLIILEKMRSVLSSPRPALSPYAPRIKVICIPPEKIRDVIGPGGKVIKQIIAETNTKIDIEENGRVIIMGSTEEACEKAAEKIKEVTMEPELGQIYLARITRVTDFGAFAEIRPNLEGLIHISQLDNKRVKKVSDVVKEGDEVLVKVIEIDKDGRVKLSRKAVLEKTQPARK; encoded by the coding sequence ATGAAAAAGTCCGTTAGTGTGACTGTTGGAGGTAGGGAGTTAATAATTGAGGCCGGGCATCTGGCCCGGCAGGCCAGTGGAGCTGTAATCGTTCGTTACGGCGATACGGTGGTGCTGGTTTCGGCAGTTAGAGAAGATCGGGTGCGCGAGGGGATTGATTTCGTTCCTTTGCTGGTTGACTATCAGGAAATGAGTTATGCTGCGGGGCGCATCCCGGGAGGCTTTTTCCGAAGAGAGATTGGGCGCCCCAGCGAGAAAGAGACTCTGACATCCCGGCTGATAGACCGTCCTATACGCCCGCTTTTTCCGAAGAAGTATAACCATGAAATCCAGGTGATTGCCACGGTTCTTTCGGTGGATCAGGAGAACGAACCCGATGTGCTTGCCATAACCGGTGCATCTGCGGCTCTCCACATTTCGCCTGTTCCCTTTCAGGGTCCCGTTGCGGCTGTGCGTGTGGGGAGGGTTGGGGGTGAGTTTATCATCAATCCCAGTGCTGCTCAGCTGGAACAGAGCGATATGAACGTCGTTGTTGCTGGGACCCGAGACGCCATCGTCATGGTTGAAGGAGGCGCTCTTTTCGTGCCCGAAGAAGATCTTCTGGAAGCTCTGGAGGTAGCCCATCGTGAAATCCGTCCGATTATAGAGGCTCAGGAGGAACTGCGCCGTCTTGTTGGCAGGGATAAGGAGGTGTGGGAAGCTCCGCCCATAGATGAGGCCCTTGTTAATGCAGTTCGTGAAAGAGCCCGGGACAGGCTCAGGGAAGCTGTCACGATTGCAGATAAGGTCGCCAGAAAGAACCGCAAAAAGGAGATTCTTGAAGAGCTTGTTGCCGAGCTTTCGGAGCAATTCCCGGGACAGGAAGCGGAGATAGCTGAGGTTTTCGGTGATCTCGAGCGCGAAGTCGTCCGAAAGATGATGCTTACAGAAAGGCGACGTATTGACGGACGCCGCTTTGATGAAATCCGGCCGATCGACATATCCGTTGGATTCCTTCCAAGAACCCATGGGTCTGCTTTGTTCAGACGGGGTGAAACCCAGGTTCTTGCTGTGACAACCTTGGGTTCTTCTGCAGATGAACAGAAGATCGAGGCTCTTACGGGCGAGACCTTCAAGTCTTTCATGCTTCATTATAATTTTCCACCCTACTGCGTCGGTGAGGTTAAGCCTCTGAGAGGTCCGAGCCGAAGAGAGATAGGACATGGGGCTCTTGCCGAGAGAGCCGTAAAGCCCATTTTGCCCGACTGCGAAACCTTTCCCTATACAATTCGTGTGGTGTCCGAGGTTCTGGAGTCCAACGGCTCAAGCTCCATGGCTACGGTTTGCGGCGCCACCCTGTCGCTGATGGATGCAGGCGTTCCGGTTAAAGACATGGTGGCCGGCATCGCTATGGGGCTTGTGAAGGAGGGCGACGAGGTCATAGTTTTGACCGACATCATCGGTGACGAGGATCATCTGGGAGACATGGACTTCAAAGTGACCGGTAACGAAAAGGGTGTAACGGCTCTCCAGATGGACATAAAGATTACGGGGATAAGCCGGGAGATCATGAGAAAGGCTCTTCAGCAGGCACGGGACGCAAGGCTTATCATCCTTGAAAAGATGAGGTCGGTGCTTTCTTCTCCAAGGCCTGCTCTTTCTCCCTATGCGCCGAGGATTAAGGTGATCTGCATTCCGCCTGAAAAAATCAGGGACGTTATCGGCCCTGGTGGTAAGGTAATTAAACAGATTATCGCCGAGACGAACACCAAGATAGACATTGAAGAAAACGGCAGGGTCATTATCATGGGCTCCACCGAAGAAGCCTGTGAAAAGGCAGCCGAGAAGATCAAGGAAGTAACGATGGAACCGGAGTTGGGGCAGATCTATCTGGCAAGAATCACCAGGGTAACGGACTTCGGTGCCTTTGCTGAAATAAGACCAAATCTCGAAGGGCTTATTCACATTTCTCAACTGGACAACAAGCGGGTAAAAAAGGTCAGTGACGTCGTGAAGGAAGGGGATGAGGTCCTCGTCAAGGTAATAGAAATCGACAAGGACGGTAGAGTCAAACTAAGCCGCAAAGCAGTTCTCGAGAAAACGCAACCGGCCCGCAAGTAG
- the larC gene encoding nickel pincer cofactor biosynthesis protein LarC gives MEKRSDFNGRTGYLDCFSGVSGDMLLGAVVDAGVEASELFARVEEVTGPEVFDWRVTREKRGYLWGTRVIVEARSRAFRSYGHIREFVEKSLLEEKHKRVVLAVFEKLAAAEAKIHNLNIEDVHFHELGSVDTVVDVIGTVLGMDLLGITSLYASPLPMGRGFISSHHGLLPGPAPATLEVLKGVPVYGTVKERELVTPTGASLLAVLCRGFGEIPPMRIDRIGYGVGTHEDDHPPNLLRLLVGIETAERLCETLVVGETNIDDMNPEFFSHLYEQLFTEGAQDVWIVPSYMKKNRPGWVLSVLCSEALLERIQSVIFRETTSSGMRWQSVRRFSLKRDSSVLETPYGSLRIKVFEVMPGLKKAYPEYADCVDLASRAGVSVREIYEYAMSQVQGVLEEDL, from the coding sequence GTGGAAAAGCGGTCTGACTTCAACGGGCGCACGGGTTATCTTGATTGTTTTTCCGGCGTGAGCGGAGATATGCTGCTGGGTGCCGTAGTGGATGCGGGGGTTGAGGCCTCTGAACTTTTTGCACGGGTTGAAGAGGTCACGGGCCCGGAGGTTTTCGACTGGCGCGTTACCCGTGAGAAACGAGGGTATCTCTGGGGTACCAGGGTGATTGTTGAAGCCCGAAGCAGGGCCTTCAGGTCCTACGGCCACATTCGTGAATTTGTCGAAAAAAGCCTGCTGGAAGAAAAGCATAAAAGGGTCGTCCTGGCCGTTTTTGAAAAGCTGGCCGCTGCTGAAGCGAAAATCCATAACCTGAACATAGAGGATGTGCATTTTCATGAGCTCGGCTCCGTCGATACCGTGGTGGATGTTATCGGAACCGTTTTGGGAATGGATCTTCTGGGTATAACCTCCCTTTACGCCTCTCCGCTTCCTATGGGACGGGGGTTCATAAGCTCTCATCATGGGTTGTTACCCGGCCCTGCTCCTGCAACGCTTGAGGTTCTAAAGGGTGTGCCTGTATATGGAACGGTCAAGGAGAGAGAGCTCGTGACACCCACAGGGGCGAGCCTTTTGGCGGTTCTGTGCCGCGGTTTTGGCGAGATACCTCCGATGAGAATAGATCGAATTGGCTACGGAGTTGGAACTCATGAAGACGATCACCCCCCGAATCTTCTGAGACTCCTCGTTGGTATTGAGACGGCCGAACGACTCTGCGAGACTCTGGTTGTGGGGGAGACCAACATCGACGACATGAATCCGGAGTTTTTCTCCCATCTTTACGAACAGCTCTTCACCGAAGGCGCCCAGGATGTGTGGATAGTACCTTCCTATATGAAGAAAAACCGACCCGGCTGGGTGCTTTCCGTACTCTGCAGTGAAGCGCTTCTGGAGCGCATTCAGTCCGTCATATTCAGGGAAACCACCTCGTCGGGTATGAGATGGCAGAGTGTTAGGAGATTTTCGCTGAAGCGAGACTCCTCCGTGCTGGAGACGCCTTACGGATCACTGAGGATCAAGGTGTTTGAGGTGATGCCCGGCTTAAAAAAGGCCTATCCTGAATACGCCGATTGTGTGGATCTGGCATCCAGGGCGGGAGTTAGCGTGAGAGAAATATACGAATATGCAATGTCACAGGTGCAGGGAGTACTGGAAGAAGACCTATGA
- the rbfA gene encoding 30S ribosome-binding factor RbfA: MGGQRTERVADLIQKEVAYIIQRKVRDPRLVGITITAVRMSRDLKRATVFYCDTLGRHERSDIDAAFAKARTFIRRELAERVYLRYLPDLSFVYDDSFDYGEKIDLLLRKIHGNG, translated from the coding sequence ATGGGCGGTCAGCGTACTGAAAGAGTGGCAGACCTCATACAGAAAGAGGTGGCCTATATCATACAGCGCAAGGTCAGGGATCCGAGACTGGTGGGGATTACCATAACGGCAGTCCGTATGAGCCGCGACCTTAAAAGGGCAACCGTATTTTACTGCGATACCCTGGGTAGACATGAGCGGTCTGATATAGATGCCGCCTTTGCAAAGGCAAGAACGTTCATAAGGCGTGAACTTGCCGAAAGGGTATATCTGAGGTACCTGCCCGATCTCAGCTTTGTTTACGATGATTCCTTTGATTACGGTGAAAAAATCGACCTGCTTCTGAGGAAAATCCATGGAAATGGGTAG